The following coding sequences are from one Pusillimonas sp. DMV24BSW_D window:
- a CDS encoding NAD(P)-dependent oxidoreductase, whose translation MANLPEAVGLIGIGQVGLPMATNLIKSGVRVVGYRRSDTQAFVEAGGVLASSPVQVVEQTDVVLLCLPNEQAASHVLEGENGILNYLSTSKILIETGTYSKEFKLSQAQKIQGKGARYLEAEISGSPPMIAARKASFYVGGDEPLFRECEPLLRAITDQCFYLGPLGSAVSMKLIANYLLAIHTLSAAEAMNMGKRAGFDPHLVAKVIQAGAGASAMFGVRAPLMAERRFDPAPGPFTTLEKYLDLGQKMADDLGCATPLFSAAVPYFKRAFDEGVQHEDIAAVLKFLEADSRDQKVGEK comes from the coding sequence GTGGCCAATTTACCCGAAGCAGTTGGGTTAATCGGTATTGGTCAGGTGGGTTTGCCGATGGCAACAAACCTGATTAAGTCCGGCGTTCGCGTAGTAGGCTATCGTCGTTCCGATACCCAGGCGTTTGTCGAGGCGGGTGGCGTGCTTGCTTCTTCACCTGTGCAGGTCGTTGAGCAAACAGACGTTGTCTTGTTATGCCTGCCCAATGAACAGGCTGCGTCGCACGTTCTGGAAGGTGAGAACGGCATATTAAATTACCTTTCGACCTCCAAAATTCTGATAGAAACGGGAACCTATAGCAAAGAATTCAAGCTGTCCCAGGCCCAGAAAATTCAAGGTAAAGGCGCGCGTTACCTGGAAGCGGAAATCAGCGGCTCTCCCCCCATGATCGCCGCGCGTAAAGCGTCTTTCTACGTTGGTGGAGACGAGCCCTTGTTCCGCGAGTGTGAACCGTTGCTGCGCGCCATTACCGACCAGTGCTTTTACTTGGGCCCGTTGGGGTCGGCGGTCTCGATGAAATTGATTGCCAACTATCTCTTGGCTATTCATACATTGTCTGCGGCAGAAGCGATGAACATGGGCAAACGGGCCGGATTCGACCCGCACCTTGTTGCCAAAGTCATTCAAGCGGGGGCTGGGGCTTCCGCGATGTTTGGCGTGCGCGCACCGTTAATGGCAGAGCGTCGGTTCGACCCTGCGCCCGGACCCTTTACGACCCTCGAGAAATATCTCGATCTGGGGCAGAAAATGGCGGATGATCTGGGGTGCGCTACACCGTTGTTTTCAGCCGCTGTGCCTTACTTTAAGCGCGCGTTCGACGAGGGCGTGCAGCATGAGGATATTGCTGCCGTCCTTAAGTTTCTTGAGGCGGATTCGCGTGACCAGAAGGTGGGGGAAAAATGA
- a CDS encoding ABC transporter ATP-binding protein: MSRLLSVQDIQASYGHAQALFGVSFDVDAGEVVTLLGRNGMGRSTAIKCLFGLLPVSAGSIAFRDQPVHALPSYSIARLGLGLVPEGRQVFPNLSVEENLVATARAPVDAAIEPWTLKRIYGFFPRLEERKSNLGSQLSGGEQQMLAIGRALMTNPRLLVLDEATEGLAPIVRAEIWQALTALKKEGVSQIVVDKNVSALTTFADRHYILEKGRVVWSGTNADLKQNPDIVHQYMGV, translated from the coding sequence ATGAGTCGTTTATTATCAGTACAAGACATCCAGGCTTCTTATGGACACGCTCAGGCCCTATTCGGGGTCTCATTCGATGTCGACGCGGGTGAGGTTGTAACGCTGCTGGGGCGCAACGGTATGGGGCGTTCAACCGCCATCAAGTGCTTGTTCGGCTTGCTCCCGGTATCGGCCGGGTCAATTGCTTTCAGAGATCAGCCCGTACACGCGTTGCCCTCATACAGCATCGCCCGGTTGGGCCTGGGTTTGGTGCCCGAAGGGCGTCAAGTGTTTCCCAATTTGTCGGTTGAAGAGAACTTGGTCGCAACAGCCCGTGCGCCGGTTGATGCTGCGATCGAGCCTTGGACGCTTAAACGTATATATGGGTTTTTCCCTCGGCTCGAAGAACGTAAATCGAACCTGGGTAGTCAGTTGTCGGGCGGAGAGCAGCAAATGCTGGCAATAGGCCGCGCCCTGATGACTAACCCGCGTCTTTTGGTGCTGGACGAGGCGACCGAAGGGCTGGCGCCTATCGTTCGTGCCGAAATCTGGCAGGCGCTGACCGCGCTCAAGAAAGAAGGCGTGTCGCAAATTGTGGTGGATAAAAACGTCAGTGCCCTGACTACATTCGCCGATCGACACTATATTCTGGAAAAAGGCCGGGTTGTATGGAGCGGCACGAATGCCGATTTGAAGCAGAACCCCGACATCGTGCATCAATACATGGGGGTTTAA
- a CDS encoding aromatic ring-hydroxylating dioxygenase subunit alpha: MPFVKNAWYVACWADDVKPNEMFARQLLGEQVVFYRNAAKEVVALQDRCPHRFIPLHRGKLVDDKIECAYHGLQFDCTGKCVKNPHGDGKIPAAARVKRYPVVEKHRMIWIWMGEESATEDTIPDYSVMDNTEGFQTSFGYLEIPANYLLMGENLLDLSHITYLHDGYLGSPEQVGADQVVEEVGNEIHCKRWMPNVSIPGIFDLLYRQDGKPVDMWTNMRWLPPSCFLLDTGAHEVGGQREDYGWYYGIHILTPETEKTTHYHFAAAMPPGTDLPAEVDEKFRKLRRYAFEMQDQPIIDAQQKAMGDTEFWDMKPVLLGIDAGPVRMRRTIQKMLQDEAERVQAQKGQRTTKPETAVQ; this comes from the coding sequence ATGCCATTCGTAAAGAATGCCTGGTACGTTGCATGCTGGGCTGATGATGTAAAACCAAATGAAATGTTCGCCCGTCAGTTGCTCGGCGAGCAGGTTGTGTTTTACCGAAACGCCGCCAAAGAAGTGGTGGCATTGCAAGACCGCTGCCCGCACCGTTTCATTCCTCTGCATCGGGGTAAATTGGTTGACGACAAGATTGAGTGTGCCTATCACGGACTGCAATTCGACTGCACAGGTAAGTGCGTCAAGAACCCGCATGGCGACGGAAAAATTCCTGCTGCCGCGCGCGTGAAACGCTATCCAGTAGTGGAAAAGCACCGCATGATCTGGATATGGATGGGAGAGGAGTCCGCAACAGAGGACACCATTCCTGATTACAGCGTGATGGATAACACTGAAGGCTTCCAAACCAGTTTCGGTTACCTGGAGATCCCGGCGAACTACCTGTTAATGGGCGAAAACTTACTTGACTTGAGTCATATAACTTATTTGCACGACGGATATTTAGGTAGCCCAGAACAAGTGGGGGCAGATCAAGTCGTGGAAGAGGTTGGTAATGAAATCCATTGCAAGCGCTGGATGCCAAACGTGTCGATTCCGGGCATCTTTGACCTTCTTTATCGTCAAGACGGAAAACCAGTTGATATGTGGACCAATATGCGCTGGCTTCCACCCAGCTGTTTTTTGCTTGACACCGGTGCTCACGAGGTTGGCGGGCAACGAGAGGATTACGGTTGGTACTACGGAATTCATATCCTGACGCCCGAAACAGAGAAAACCACGCACTATCATTTTGCCGCAGCGATGCCACCGGGAACGGATCTGCCGGCTGAGGTCGATGAAAAGTTTCGTAAGTTAAGGCGCTATGCGTTTGAAATGCAGGACCAGCCCATTATCGACGCGCAGCAAAAGGCAATGGGTGATACTGAATTCTGGGATATGAAGCCGGTGTTGTTGGGTATAGACGCGGGGCCTGTGCGGATGCGGCGGACCATTCAGAAGATGCTTCAGGATGAGGCCGAACGCGTTCAGGCGCAAAAAGGCCAGCGCACAACGAAACCGGAAACAGCGGTTCAGTAA
- a CDS encoding branched-chain amino acid ABC transporter permease: MTNTFKLNFNRLLPFIIFAGLVVVPFWGYATDSSFYVAFFARVMIYAIAAVALNLALGYGGLISLGHALFMGLGAYSVAIPAFYGIDNGWLQLLICISSCAVIGYITGAISLRTTGIGFIMITLAFAQMGYFLFVSLKVYGGDDGTSIANTSQMLGLNLGDIYTVYVVAFLVLILSVWWMARLRASPFGMVIRGARQNARRVNAIGFPARRYLIGAYVLSAVLCGIAGFLLANLNAFASPSLMSWIISGDLVVMLVLGGMGSVLGPLYGAFAFLGLEEILKMITTHWLALFGLAIVFIGLMGKKGIVGFMDDLTSWCRPGAGKNGTASATEKEAS; encoded by the coding sequence ATGACCAATACATTCAAGCTTAATTTCAACCGGCTGTTGCCGTTCATTATTTTTGCCGGTTTGGTGGTGGTGCCTTTTTGGGGCTATGCCACCGACAGTAGTTTTTATGTGGCATTCTTCGCGCGCGTCATGATTTATGCGATTGCCGCTGTGGCCTTGAACCTGGCGTTGGGATACGGTGGGTTGATTAGTTTGGGGCATGCGCTGTTCATGGGTTTGGGCGCTTATAGCGTTGCGATTCCTGCTTTCTACGGGATCGATAACGGCTGGTTGCAATTGCTTATTTGTATCAGCAGTTGTGCCGTTATTGGCTATATAACCGGCGCAATCAGTTTGCGCACGACCGGTATCGGTTTCATCATGATTACCCTGGCTTTTGCGCAAATGGGGTATTTCCTATTTGTGAGCTTGAAAGTGTACGGCGGCGATGATGGAACCAGTATCGCCAATACCAGCCAAATGCTGGGCTTGAACCTGGGAGACATTTACACGGTTTATGTGGTTGCGTTCCTGGTGCTTATTCTCTCGGTTTGGTGGATGGCGCGGTTACGTGCCTCCCCGTTTGGCATGGTCATTCGGGGTGCTCGACAAAACGCGCGCAGGGTGAATGCAATCGGGTTCCCCGCCCGCCGCTATCTTATCGGGGCATATGTTCTGTCCGCAGTGCTCTGCGGTATTGCCGGGTTCCTGCTGGCTAATCTGAATGCCTTTGCCTCACCTTCGTTGATGTCATGGATTATTTCCGGCGATCTCGTGGTCATGCTGGTCTTGGGCGGAATGGGTAGTGTTTTAGGGCCGTTATATGGCGCGTTTGCGTTCCTGGGGCTGGAAGAGATCTTGAAAATGATCACGACGCACTGGCTGGCGTTGTTCGGTTTGGCTATTGTGTTTATTGGCTTAATGGGTAAAAAAGGTATTGTTGGATTCATGGATGACCTGACATCCTGGTGCCGGCCTGGTGCCGGAAAGAACGGTACGGCTAGCGCAACTGAAAAGGAGGCGTCATGA
- a CDS encoding LysR family transcriptional regulator, giving the protein MELKDVDLNLLLVFRELLVERSVSAAAERLGLSQPAVSHSLKRLRQLTRDDLFIRTPKGMMPTPYASAMAEPVNHALELLYETLNQQSEFRPYESRRKFIIGMSDLGEIEFLPRLMAALDEIAPDVTLSTVRDHRGSLREAMEAGQVDLAIGLLPQLITGFHQQRLFLQRYVCMFRKGHALDKGAITRREFFASEHVRVVSEGTGHDRADEIIESGTGKRRIRLLVPHFVAVGHIVQTSDMIATVPELYALRYASPLSLSYVAHPIDLPKVEINLFWHARYHRDPGNQWLRQLIFNLFATSIQGPPEERL; this is encoded by the coding sequence ATGGAACTCAAAGACGTTGATTTGAATCTTCTTTTGGTGTTCCGGGAACTTCTCGTGGAGCGCAGCGTATCGGCTGCGGCGGAACGTTTGGGGCTGAGCCAGCCCGCAGTCAGCCATTCGCTGAAGCGTTTGCGCCAGCTGACCCGAGACGACTTGTTTATTCGCACTCCAAAAGGCATGATGCCCACGCCGTACGCCAGTGCCATGGCGGAACCTGTAAACCACGCGCTTGAGCTTTTGTATGAAACACTGAATCAACAGTCTGAGTTTCGCCCCTACGAAAGTCGGCGTAAATTCATTATCGGCATGAGCGATCTGGGTGAAATTGAGTTCCTTCCCCGCTTGATGGCCGCATTGGACGAAATTGCACCTGACGTTACTCTTAGCACTGTTCGTGACCATCGCGGCAGCCTGCGAGAAGCCATGGAGGCCGGGCAGGTGGACCTGGCCATCGGCCTTCTTCCTCAATTGATTACCGGATTTCATCAACAACGACTTTTCCTGCAACGTTATGTTTGTATGTTTCGCAAAGGGCATGCGTTAGACAAAGGTGCGATTACCAGGCGCGAGTTTTTCGCTTCGGAACACGTGCGCGTTGTTTCGGAAGGAACAGGGCACGACCGGGCCGACGAAATAATCGAGAGCGGAACGGGCAAACGCCGCATCCGTCTGCTTGTTCCACACTTTGTGGCTGTTGGCCACATTGTGCAAACCTCAGACATGATTGCCACCGTTCCGGAACTCTATGCCTTACGGTATGCAAGCCCTTTGAGCTTGAGTTATGTTGCGCATCCGATTGATTTGCCAAAAGTGGAAATCAACCTGTTCTGGCATGCCCGGTATCATCGTGACCCGGGCAACCAATGGCTTCGGCAACTCATTTTCAACCTGTTTGCCACTTCCATTCAGGGGCCGCCGGAAGAGCGCCTTTAA
- a CDS encoding ABC transporter substrate-binding protein, with product MTRILKSTLYASLLSLAATGFASAQEPIKIGFMGVLSGPAASVGQDQLDGFNLLLEQNGGKLGGVPIELIREDSQMKPGVAKQVARSLVERENVPIITGISFSNIMMAIHKYVTDNEVFLIGSNAGPSQIAGKQCSPYQFITSWQGDQAAEAVGQYATDKGYKNIVVLAPNYQAGKDIVSGFKRYYKEPLAEELYTPLNQLDFSAELSLLNAAQPDAVFAFYPGGLGVAFAKQYSQAGLMDQYPLLTTFVVDALSLPAIGDTALGIISGGFWAPDFESAQSQAFVKAFEEEYGRIPSNYAAQSYDAALLLDSAIAKVGGNVKDKAALMKALKEADFESVRGDFAFNNNNFPVQGMHVMEVVRDDKDRLNLKTIGTPFKSYKDAYHEQCPL from the coding sequence ATGACTCGGATATTAAAAAGCACACTGTACGCATCCCTCTTATCTCTTGCAGCAACGGGTTTTGCTTCGGCGCAGGAGCCGATCAAAATTGGATTTATGGGTGTTTTATCCGGGCCTGCTGCGAGTGTGGGGCAGGACCAGTTAGACGGCTTTAATTTGTTGTTGGAGCAAAATGGCGGCAAGCTGGGTGGCGTGCCCATCGAACTTATTCGTGAAGACAGCCAAATGAAACCGGGCGTGGCCAAGCAAGTAGCGCGTAGCTTGGTAGAGCGGGAAAACGTACCTATTATTACGGGTATCTCGTTTTCAAACATCATGATGGCGATTCACAAATATGTGACTGATAACGAGGTATTTCTAATCGGCTCAAATGCGGGGCCGTCCCAAATTGCGGGCAAGCAATGTTCGCCTTATCAGTTCATTACTTCATGGCAGGGCGATCAGGCTGCAGAGGCGGTCGGGCAGTACGCTACCGACAAAGGGTACAAGAATATTGTGGTGTTGGCGCCTAATTATCAGGCCGGCAAAGACATCGTTTCAGGCTTCAAGCGCTACTATAAAGAGCCGCTTGCCGAAGAGCTCTACACGCCTTTGAATCAGTTGGATTTTTCAGCAGAGTTGTCTTTGCTCAATGCTGCGCAACCCGATGCGGTTTTTGCATTCTATCCAGGCGGCTTGGGCGTGGCATTTGCCAAACAATATTCTCAAGCCGGCTTAATGGATCAGTATCCATTGTTAACCACGTTTGTTGTCGACGCGTTATCCCTTCCTGCGATTGGCGACACTGCGTTGGGCATTATCAGCGGTGGCTTCTGGGCCCCGGATTTCGAGAGCGCGCAAAGTCAGGCATTTGTGAAAGCATTTGAAGAAGAGTATGGCCGGATTCCCTCCAACTATGCTGCGCAAAGTTATGATGCGGCGCTATTGCTCGACTCAGCCATTGCGAAAGTGGGTGGCAACGTTAAAGATAAAGCCGCTCTCATGAAGGCGTTGAAGGAGGCCGACTTCGAGTCTGTGCGGGGAGATTTTGCGTTCAACAATAACAACTTTCCAGTTCAGGGCATGCATGTGATGGAAGTGGTGCGTGACGACAAAGACCGTTTGAATCTGAAAACAATTGGCACACCGTTTAAATCTTATAAAGATGCCTACCATGAGCAATGCCCGCTTTAA
- a CDS encoding non-heme iron oxygenase ferredoxin subunit, which translates to MADNNWVDVLDSGALPEDDVIGVEVQGRDIAIYECEGEYFATDNICTHGHARLCDGFLEDGEIECPLHQGRFDIRTGKALCEPLTEDIRSYPVKVEQGRVWLQLEQ; encoded by the coding sequence ATGGCAGATAACAATTGGGTCGACGTTCTTGATTCCGGGGCGTTACCTGAAGACGACGTGATTGGCGTGGAGGTTCAAGGCCGCGATATTGCAATCTATGAATGCGAAGGCGAGTATTTCGCAACCGATAACATCTGTACTCATGGACACGCTCGTTTGTGTGACGGCTTTCTGGAAGATGGTGAAATCGAGTGTCCCTTGCATCAAGGCCGCTTCGATATTCGCACGGGAAAAGCCCTATGTGAGCCTCTTACAGAGGATATCCGGTCTTATCCCGTTAAGGTGGAACAAGGCCGGGTATGGCTTCAGCTTGAACAGTAA
- a CDS encoding aromatic ring-hydroxylating dioxygenase subunit alpha — protein MNQVPEVFPKNPKWEGEGKSRIPFWAYTDSDIYKRELERLFYKNHWCYVGLEAEVPNPGDFKRTVIGERSVIMTRDLDGEINVIENVCAHRGMQFCRKRHGNAKEMVCPYHQWNYSLKGDLQGVPFLRGVKRDGQVQGGMPKEFKTKEHSLNKLKVATRGGVVFASFDHDIESFEDFLGPEILHYFDRLFNGRQLKILGYNRQRIPGNWKLMQENIKDPYHPGLLHTWFITYGLWRADNKSALRMDDQHRHAAMISTRGNAQTKNEVTTGITSFKESMEINDKRLLDIVHEDWWGEPTAVMMTIFPSVIFQQQVNSVSTRHIQPDGHGSFDFVWTHFGFEDDTPEMTQRRLIQANLFGPAGFVSADDGEVIEFSQSGFEQKPYHRALAELGGYDAENTEHMVTETLIRGMYEYWRKVMEI, from the coding sequence ATGAATCAGGTTCCTGAAGTGTTTCCCAAAAATCCGAAATGGGAAGGAGAAGGTAAAAGTCGTATTCCTTTTTGGGCCTACACCGACTCGGATATTTACAAGCGCGAGTTGGAGCGTTTGTTCTACAAAAACCATTGGTGTTACGTGGGGCTGGAAGCCGAAGTCCCGAATCCCGGCGATTTCAAGCGTACCGTCATTGGAGAGCGCTCCGTCATCATGACGCGTGATCTCGACGGTGAAATTAATGTCATTGAAAACGTCTGTGCGCATCGCGGCATGCAGTTCTGTAGAAAGCGCCATGGCAATGCCAAGGAGATGGTGTGCCCGTATCACCAGTGGAACTACAGTTTGAAAGGTGATTTGCAAGGCGTGCCGTTTTTGCGTGGGGTAAAGCGCGACGGGCAGGTGCAGGGCGGTATGCCCAAAGAGTTTAAAACTAAAGAACACAGCCTGAATAAGCTTAAGGTGGCCACGCGTGGTGGGGTTGTGTTTGCTTCTTTCGACCACGATATCGAAAGTTTTGAAGATTTTCTCGGGCCCGAAATTCTTCATTATTTCGACCGCCTTTTTAATGGTCGGCAGCTGAAGATACTAGGTTATAACCGCCAGCGTATCCCAGGTAACTGGAAGCTGATGCAGGAAAACATTAAAGATCCTTACCACCCAGGTTTGCTGCATACTTGGTTCATTACTTATGGTTTGTGGCGGGCCGATAATAAATCCGCCTTGCGCATGGATGATCAGCATCGTCATGCTGCAATGATTTCCACGCGTGGCAATGCGCAAACAAAAAATGAGGTAACCACGGGCATTACCAGTTTTAAAGAGTCGATGGAAATCAACGACAAGCGCTTGCTCGATATCGTGCATGAAGACTGGTGGGGTGAGCCCACGGCGGTCATGATGACGATCTTCCCCAGCGTGATTTTCCAGCAGCAGGTGAACAGTGTTTCCACACGCCATATTCAGCCCGATGGGCATGGGTCTTTCGATTTCGTATGGACGCATTTCGGCTTCGAGGATGACACGCCTGAAATGACGCAACGCCGTCTGATTCAGGCCAATTTATTCGGTCCGGCTGGTTTCGTTTCCGCCGATGACGGCGAAGTGATCGAGTTCTCGCAATCGGGGTTCGAGCAAAAACCCTACCATCGTGCGCTTGCAGAGCTTGGTGGTTACGACGCCGAAAACACCGAACATATGGTGACGGAAACCCTGATCCGGGGTATGTATGAATACTGGCGCAAAGTCATGGAGATTTAA
- a CDS encoding branched-chain amino acid ABC transporter permease, whose product MLSAMLVFSQLLNGLQYGVLLFLLAAGLTLVFGIMSFVNLAHGALYMMGAYFAALTFKHTESLTLAFAAAVFGSILLGIVLERLAVSKLYSRDHLDHVLVTFGLVLFFNEVVQILWGTQPYFLPVPGWLDSTISIFGVTYPAYRFAIIVVGLLVAVGAHALIHRTRLGMLIRAGSVNPRMVGALGVNIKFLNALLFALGAGLAGLAGVMASPILAIQSGMGDHVLITTLVVIVIGGIGSVSGAFYAALIVGVVDTLGRAFLPLIFRGFMERDLANAAGPAVASMLIYVLMAVVLAMRPHGLFAPNRG is encoded by the coding sequence ATGTTGAGTGCAATGCTGGTGTTTTCCCAGTTGCTCAACGGTCTGCAATATGGCGTTTTGCTATTTTTGCTTGCGGCCGGTTTGACGCTGGTTTTCGGCATCATGAGCTTTGTGAATCTGGCTCATGGGGCTTTGTACATGATGGGCGCTTATTTCGCCGCCCTGACTTTCAAACATACCGAATCTTTAACGTTGGCATTCGCGGCGGCGGTGTTCGGCAGTATTCTGCTGGGCATTGTGCTTGAGCGTCTGGCGGTGTCCAAATTGTATTCGCGTGATCACCTAGACCATGTGCTGGTAACGTTTGGGCTTGTGCTGTTTTTCAATGAAGTCGTTCAGATTCTTTGGGGCACGCAACCCTACTTCCTGCCGGTGCCGGGTTGGCTCGACAGCACCATTAGTATTTTTGGGGTGACTTACCCTGCCTATCGTTTCGCCATTATTGTGGTGGGATTGCTTGTTGCGGTGGGCGCCCATGCCTTAATTCATCGCACTCGTCTGGGCATGCTCATTCGGGCCGGTTCGGTCAATCCACGTATGGTGGGGGCTTTGGGCGTCAATATCAAGTTTTTGAATGCCTTGTTATTTGCGTTGGGTGCCGGTTTGGCCGGGCTGGCCGGCGTCATGGCCAGCCCGATTCTGGCCATTCAGTCGGGCATGGGTGATCACGTGCTTATTACCACTTTGGTTGTGATTGTCATTGGTGGTATCGGCTCGGTTAGTGGCGCGTTTTATGCCGCTTTAATTGTCGGGGTGGTCGATACCCTGGGAAGGGCCTTTCTGCCTCTTATATTCAGAGGCTTCATGGAGCGAGATTTGGCTAATGCGGCAGGCCCGGCAGTGGCTTCCATGCTGATTTACGTGTTGATGGCGGTGGTGCTGGCCATGCGTCCTCACGGTTTGTTTGCACCAAACAGGGGCTGA
- a CDS encoding aromatic-ring-hydroxylating dioxygenase subunit beta, with product MDLQTFIALNKLYADYAATIDAEDWDGWSEYFVEDCEYKVQPRENFERGFPLATMWFISKGMLKDRAFGISETLFHDPYYQRHVVGAPRILSAENGEIHSEANYAVFRTKLNGESTVFNVGRYIDRIVQTDEGLKFKSRFCIYDSEMIANSLIYPV from the coding sequence ATGGACCTGCAAACGTTTATTGCTTTGAACAAACTCTATGCCGATTACGCTGCGACTATTGATGCAGAAGACTGGGATGGCTGGTCGGAGTACTTTGTTGAAGACTGTGAGTATAAAGTGCAGCCACGCGAAAACTTCGAGCGCGGCTTTCCGCTCGCAACGATGTGGTTTATTAGTAAAGGGATGTTGAAAGATCGGGCTTTCGGTATTTCGGAGACCTTGTTTCACGATCCTTATTATCAGCGCCATGTCGTTGGAGCCCCCCGCATTCTTAGTGCGGAAAACGGTGAGATTCACTCAGAGGCGAACTATGCCGTATTCCGTACGAAATTGAACGGCGAGTCCACTGTCTTTAATGTGGGTCGCTACATCGATCGAATCGTACAAACCGATGAAGGCTTGAAATTCAAGTCACGCTTTTGTATCTACGATTCCGAAATGATTGCTAACTCATTAATTTATCCAGTTTGA
- a CDS encoding ABC transporter ATP-binding protein: protein MTTIAMQTQGLVKRFGGLLVTDSVSLDLRQGELHAVIGPNGAGKTTLINQLTGELFSDQGEIMFGGREITSLPISERARLGLLRSYQITSIFEEFSVLENVVLAAMGAKEHGFYFWKPLLSWGRHVQTANDALKITNLVDRAQACAAELAYGERRQLELAMALAAKPQVLLLDEPMAGMSPQESADVIEMLKRLKKTHSILLIEHDMDAVFALADRITVLVYGKVLRTGTPDEIRNDPEVKSVYLGDEITEQAAT, encoded by the coding sequence ATGACAACGATTGCCATGCAGACACAAGGTCTGGTGAAGCGTTTTGGCGGCTTGTTGGTAACGGATTCCGTTTCGCTCGATTTGCGGCAAGGTGAATTGCATGCCGTTATCGGTCCGAATGGAGCGGGTAAAACCACATTAATTAATCAGTTAACCGGTGAGCTCTTTTCCGACCAGGGCGAAATTATGTTTGGCGGCCGGGAGATTACTTCATTGCCGATATCCGAACGGGCGCGGCTGGGGTTGTTGCGCTCGTATCAGATTACTTCTATTTTTGAAGAATTTTCCGTTCTTGAAAATGTGGTTCTGGCGGCAATGGGTGCCAAAGAGCACGGCTTTTATTTTTGGAAGCCGTTATTAAGTTGGGGCCGACATGTGCAAACCGCAAATGACGCGTTGAAGATCACCAATTTGGTTGACAGGGCGCAGGCTTGTGCCGCCGAGTTGGCCTATGGTGAGCGGCGCCAGCTTGAGTTGGCCATGGCGCTGGCTGCAAAGCCCCAGGTTTTGTTGCTGGATGAACCTATGGCAGGGATGAGTCCGCAAGAATCCGCCGATGTCATTGAGATGCTGAAAAGGCTCAAGAAAACGCATTCCATTTTGCTGATCGAGCATGACATGGATGCGGTTTTTGCCTTGGCGGACCGCATTACTGTGCTGGTTTACGGCAAAGTGCTGCGCACCGGCACACCCGATGAGATTCGAAATGATCCCGAAGTGAAGTCAGTTTATTTGGGCGATGAAATTACAGAGCAGGCGGCAACATGA
- a CDS encoding LysR family transcriptional regulator, translating to MKDLNLLYVFEAMWRDRSVTQAADNLGVTQAAVSSALKRLRLEYGDKLFTQVGRRMEPTPYAVELAQPLMGALAMVRKASNVHTPFDPTAARRQFTIRTRDIGEVVYFPRILQEVTKVAPGVRIRTTFQPIDDTLSGLATGRIDLALGFLPSLETAIHRKVLFKQYYVCVMRKGHPLANKKLTHDLFRRQHHLLVEYSGSGHLVIEKALIEAGARNNIKLRLPQYLSAPHFIISSDMVWCAPVLLAETLAQHYDLVIKPVPLELPTFEIALYWHDRFHRDPANKWLRELIAQIYGATLAGN from the coding sequence ATGAAAGACCTGAATCTGCTCTACGTTTTTGAAGCGATGTGGCGCGACAGGTCTGTGACTCAAGCCGCCGACAACCTGGGTGTTACCCAGGCGGCGGTTAGTAGTGCTCTGAAGCGTTTGCGACTTGAGTACGGCGACAAGCTTTTTACTCAGGTAGGGCGACGTATGGAACCGACTCCTTACGCCGTCGAGCTGGCTCAGCCCCTAATGGGGGCGTTGGCAATGGTGCGCAAGGCGTCGAACGTCCATACCCCATTCGATCCTACCGCAGCACGTCGTCAATTCACCATTCGTACACGGGATATCGGTGAGGTCGTGTACTTCCCTCGTATTCTGCAAGAAGTGACCAAAGTTGCTCCTGGCGTGCGCATCCGCACCACCTTCCAGCCGATTGATGACACGCTGAGCGGTTTGGCTACGGGGCGCATTGACCTGGCCTTGGGTTTCTTGCCGTCTCTTGAAACAGCCATCCACCGAAAAGTATTGTTTAAACAATATTATGTTTGCGTCATGCGCAAGGGTCATCCGCTGGCTAATAAGAAGCTCACTCACGACCTGTTTCGACGGCAGCACCATTTATTGGTGGAGTATTCCGGTAGCGGCCATCTGGTTATTGAGAAGGCTTTGATTGAGGCGGGCGCGCGCAACAACATCAAACTAAGACTGCCTCAGTACCTGTCTGCGCCCCATTTTATTATTTCGTCGGATATGGTGTGGTGCGCGCCGGTGCTTTTGGCGGAAACGCTGGCGCAGCATTACGACTTGGTGATCAAGCCGGTGCCGCTGGAGTTGCCTACTTTTGAGATTGCACTTTATTGGCATGATCGGTTTCATCGTGACCCGGCCAATAAGTGGTTGCGTGAGTTAATTGCCCAAATTTATGGGGCTACATTGGCGGGAAACTAA